The following coding sequences are from one Verrucosispora sp. WMMD573 window:
- a CDS encoding PH domain-containing protein — MAYDTIARQWRVPRALPVLKLTAAASVLALGILLAAGDPLRPVLGGLAAVVLTGWGLRDLVAPVRLAVDPTGITVPAGLRGRRHLPWPTVETIQVHRQSGRGLAGPTLEIDTGDSLHLFSRLDLGADPAEVADALRTVRAGSPGGAVDPRPGQAM, encoded by the coding sequence GTGGCGTACGACACCATCGCGCGGCAGTGGCGGGTGCCCCGGGCCCTACCGGTCCTCAAGCTGACTGCCGCTGCCAGCGTGCTCGCCCTGGGGATCCTGCTCGCCGCGGGTGACCCGCTCCGGCCGGTGCTCGGCGGGCTGGCCGCAGTGGTTCTCACCGGGTGGGGCCTGCGGGATCTGGTCGCGCCGGTGCGGTTGGCGGTGGACCCGACCGGCATCACCGTACCGGCCGGGCTGCGGGGGCGACGGCATCTGCCCTGGCCGACGGTGGAGACCATCCAGGTGCACCGTCAGTCCGGGCGCGGACTGGCCGGACCGACGCTGGAGATCGACACGGGCGACTCGCTGCACCTGTTCAGCCGGCTCGATCTCGGCGCCGATCCGGCCGAGGTCGCCGACGCGTTACGCACCGTCCGAGCGGGAAGCCCCGGCGGCGCGGTTGATCCGCGCCCTGGGCAGGCGATGTGA
- a CDS encoding peptidylprolyl isomerase, with translation MAEAVYATLHTNAGPIRLELFGNHAPKTVRNFVELAEGTREYTDPRTGQPGSGPYYDGTISHRVISGFMIQMGDPTGTGRGGPGYTFADEFHPELRFDRPYLLAMANAGPGTNGSQFFITVSPTPHLNNRHTIFGQVADEQSEKIVEAIANTPTGPSDRPLQDVVIERVEIERSA, from the coding sequence GTGGCCGAGGCTGTCTACGCCACCCTGCACACCAACGCCGGCCCGATCCGGCTGGAGCTCTTCGGCAACCACGCCCCGAAGACCGTCCGCAACTTCGTCGAGTTGGCCGAGGGCACCCGCGAGTACACCGACCCGCGGACCGGGCAGCCGGGCAGTGGTCCGTACTACGACGGCACCATCTCGCACCGGGTGATCAGCGGGTTCATGATTCAGATGGGTGACCCGACTGGCACCGGCCGGGGCGGGCCGGGCTACACCTTCGCCGACGAGTTCCACCCCGAGCTGCGGTTCGACCGGCCGTACCTGCTGGCGATGGCGAACGCCGGGCCCGGCACCAACGGCTCGCAGTTCTTCATCACCGTCTCGCCGACGCCGCACCTGAACAACCGGCACACCATCTTCGGGCAGGTCGCCGACGAGCAGTCCGAGAAGATCGTCGAGGCGATCGCCAACACCCCGACCGGCCCCAGTGACCGGCCGCTCCAGGACGTCGTCATCGAGCGCGTCGAGATCGAGCGCTCGGCCTGA
- a CDS encoding ester cyclase: MRGADRLIQQQYEMLLRRDVARLPELYATDARYAMPGVTVRPSELPALLRTWTGAFPDLRVEPLGAVRTAGGAAVEHLLTGTHTGVLHTPFGTVAPTGRDVAWEVVDVVRVRRGRIAAWRSYFDWGQLMTLLGLRVAGTSRRPQDEPVGLPA; the protein is encoded by the coding sequence ATGCGTGGCGCGGACCGGTTGATCCAGCAGCAGTACGAGATGCTCCTGCGGCGCGACGTGGCTCGCCTGCCGGAGCTGTACGCGACGGACGCGCGCTACGCCATGCCCGGCGTCACGGTGCGTCCGTCCGAGCTGCCGGCCCTGCTGCGTACCTGGACGGGCGCCTTCCCCGACCTGCGGGTCGAGCCGCTCGGTGCGGTACGCACGGCCGGTGGCGCGGCGGTCGAGCACCTGCTGACCGGCACGCACACCGGCGTGCTGCACACCCCTTTCGGGACCGTCGCGCCCACCGGGCGGGACGTCGCCTGGGAGGTGGTGGACGTGGTCCGGGTGCGTCGGGGCCGGATCGCCGCCTGGCGGTCCTACTTCGACTGGGGACAGCTGATGACTCTGCTGGGCCTGCGGGTCGCGGGGACGTCGCGACGCCCGCAGGACGAACCGGTCGGCCTTCCGGCCTGA
- a CDS encoding rhomboid family intramembrane serine protease has translation MSESPPTTPACYRHPGRETYVRCTRCDRSICPDCMNEASVGFQCPECVSEGRRSVRPARTAFGGGVVGRHGYVTKTLIALNLLVMLVSIASDRGGDAAAGGNGFGGLMGGGTPLTEWGAVLGRAMFLDGTVGGVAEGQWYRLITAMFLHYGVVHLLLNMWALWVLGRSLEAVLGPLRFAALYLIAGFGGNVAVYVFSAPNQMSAGASTAIFGLFAAIFVIMRRLGRDTSAILPILVINLIFTFTVPQISIAGHLGGLVFGALMALVLAYAPRSRRTLVQFGGGAIIVVVLLGMALVRTAALLG, from the coding sequence ATGAGCGAGTCCCCGCCGACCACGCCGGCCTGCTACCGCCACCCCGGCCGGGAAACGTATGTCCGCTGCACCCGCTGCGACCGTTCCATCTGCCCGGACTGCATGAACGAGGCGTCGGTCGGTTTCCAGTGCCCGGAGTGCGTGTCGGAGGGACGCCGCAGCGTGCGGCCGGCGCGTACCGCCTTCGGCGGCGGGGTGGTCGGCCGACACGGTTACGTGACCAAGACCCTGATCGCCCTCAACCTGCTGGTGATGCTGGTCTCGATCGCCTCCGACCGGGGCGGGGACGCGGCGGCCGGCGGAAACGGCTTCGGCGGGCTGATGGGCGGCGGCACCCCGTTGACCGAGTGGGGTGCGGTGCTGGGTCGGGCGATGTTCCTCGACGGCACCGTCGGCGGTGTCGCCGAGGGTCAGTGGTACCGACTGATCACCGCGATGTTCCTGCACTACGGCGTGGTGCACCTGCTGCTGAACATGTGGGCGCTCTGGGTGCTGGGTCGCTCGCTGGAGGCGGTGCTCGGGCCGCTGCGCTTCGCCGCGCTCTACTTGATCGCCGGTTTCGGCGGCAACGTCGCGGTATACGTGTTCAGCGCGCCCAACCAGATGTCGGCGGGAGCGTCGACCGCCATCTTCGGCCTCTTCGCGGCGATCTTTGTGATCATGCGACGGCTGGGTCGGGACACGTCGGCGATCCTCCCCATCCTCGTGATCAATCTGATCTTCACCTTCACCGTGCCGCAGATCTCCATCGCCGGTCACCTGGGCGGCCTGGTGTTCGGCGCGCTGATGGCGCTGGTGCTGGCCTATGCGCCGCGGTCGCGCCGGACGCTTGTGCAGTTCGGCGGTGGCGCGATCATCGTGGTGGTGCTGCTCGGGATGGCCCTGGTCCGCACGGCCGCGCTGCTGGGCTGA
- a CDS encoding CBS domain-containing protein, with protein MQVREAMSSEILVVGPEHTLRQAARMMSERGIGSAVVIDPDSEGIGIMTERDVLNAIGAGLDCDVERTGAHLTWDVVYAGPEWTIEEAAAAMARGGFRHLVVLDGREVAGVISVRDIMRVWAASRMVGTG; from the coding sequence ATGCAGGTTCGGGAAGCTATGTCCAGCGAGATCCTCGTGGTCGGTCCGGAGCACACGCTGCGGCAGGCGGCGCGGATGATGTCGGAGCGCGGCATCGGGTCGGCGGTCGTGATCGACCCGGATTCCGAGGGCATCGGGATCATGACCGAGCGGGATGTGCTCAACGCGATCGGGGCCGGTCTCGATTGCGACGTCGAACGGACCGGGGCCCACCTGACCTGGGACGTCGTCTACGCGGGGCCGGAATGGACGATCGAGGAAGCGGCGGCGGCGATGGCCCGGGGTGGCTTCCGGCACCTGGTCGTCCTCGACGGTCGTGAGGTCGCCGGCGTCATCTCCGTACGCGACATCATGCGGGTGTGGGCGGCCAGCCGGATGGTCGGCACCGGCTGA
- a CDS encoding response regulator transcription factor, with protein sequence MTAENPQRGLVLVVEDEPSIADLVRLYLSRDGFGVHVERDGSAGLAAARRLRPVACVLDIALPGLAGTEVCRRLREAGDWTPVIFLTARDDEVDRVVGLELGADDYVTKPFSPRELVARLRAVLRRAAGPPGGVGQPVVLGRVTVDPDRRSVTADGAPVQLTSTEFDLLAHLMSRPGRVFSREELLAAVWGYAAHAGTRTVDVHVAQVRAKLGAASVIRTHRGVGYAADG encoded by the coding sequence GTGACCGCCGAGAACCCGCAACGCGGGCTGGTCCTCGTGGTGGAGGACGAACCGAGCATCGCCGACCTGGTCCGGCTCTACCTCAGCCGGGACGGCTTCGGCGTACACGTCGAGCGGGACGGCAGCGCCGGCCTCGCGGCGGCCCGCCGGTTGCGTCCGGTGGCCTGCGTGCTCGACATCGCCTTGCCGGGACTGGCGGGCACCGAGGTCTGTCGTCGGTTGCGTGAGGCCGGCGACTGGACGCCGGTCATCTTCCTCACCGCTCGCGACGACGAGGTGGACCGCGTCGTCGGCCTGGAACTGGGCGCCGACGACTACGTCACCAAACCGTTCAGCCCTCGCGAACTCGTCGCCCGACTGCGGGCGGTGCTGCGCCGGGCCGCCGGCCCACCAGGCGGCGTCGGGCAGCCCGTCGTGCTCGGCCGGGTCACCGTCGACCCCGACCGTAGGTCGGTCACTGCCGACGGCGCCCCGGTGCAGCTCACCTCCACCGAGTTCGATCTGCTGGCTCACCTGATGAGCCGGCCGGGTCGGGTCTTCTCACGCGAGGAGTTGCTGGCCGCGGTCTGGGGATACGCGGCGCACGCCGGCACCCGTACCGTCGACGTGCACGTGGCGCAGGTCCGGGCGAAGCTCGGCGCGGCGAGCGTCATCCGGACCCATCGCGGAGTCGGGTACGCCGCCGATGGCTGA
- a CDS encoding iron-containing alcohol dehydrogenase family protein, protein MPLLARTVATPLSIEVRRGAVADLGSLLADRRISSGGDVAVVVGPGQGEKIVELCRPSLGSADVFTVTGGSVDSANELGDQLRRRSYDAVVGIGGGKTIDTAKYAATRYGIPMVTVATSLANDGIASPVASLAHEGGKGSYGVHIPIAVLVDLDFVENGPDRQTQAGIGDAVSNLSACADWELAHEVRGEPIDGLAVTLARTGAEALVNHPGKITDDAFLTTLAEALILGGISMSICGSSRPASGGDHEISHAIDHLFPSTASHGEQAGLGALFCTFLRGDPERFSQLARCLHRHGLSTRPADLGLTDEQFVEAVAFAPHTRPDRYTILEHLALSADDLRTRLGDYVDALREHLG, encoded by the coding sequence GTGCCGCTACTAGCCCGTACCGTCGCGACGCCGCTGTCGATCGAGGTCCGCCGGGGCGCGGTGGCCGACCTCGGCTCGCTGCTGGCCGACCGCCGGATCTCCAGCGGCGGTGACGTCGCGGTGGTGGTCGGCCCGGGTCAGGGCGAGAAGATCGTCGAGCTGTGCCGTCCCTCGCTCGGGTCGGCCGACGTGTTCACCGTCACCGGTGGCAGCGTCGATTCCGCGAACGAACTCGGCGACCAGCTGCGCCGCCGCAGCTACGACGCCGTCGTCGGCATCGGCGGTGGGAAGACCATCGACACCGCCAAGTACGCCGCCACCCGCTACGGCATTCCGATGGTCACCGTGGCGACAAGCCTCGCCAACGACGGGATCGCCTCTCCGGTGGCGTCGCTGGCCCATGAGGGCGGCAAGGGCTCCTACGGGGTGCACATCCCGATCGCCGTGCTTGTCGATCTCGACTTCGTGGAGAACGGACCGGACCGGCAGACCCAGGCCGGCATCGGCGACGCGGTGAGCAATCTCAGCGCCTGCGCCGACTGGGAGCTGGCCCACGAGGTGCGCGGCGAGCCGATCGACGGGCTGGCCGTGACGCTGGCCCGCACCGGGGCGGAGGCCCTGGTCAACCACCCCGGCAAGATCACCGATGACGCGTTCCTGACCACGCTGGCCGAGGCGCTGATCCTGGGCGGCATCTCGATGTCGATCTGCGGTTCGAGCCGGCCGGCCAGCGGCGGCGACCACGAGATCTCACACGCAATCGACCACCTCTTCCCGAGCACCGCCTCGCACGGCGAGCAGGCCGGCCTCGGTGCGTTGTTCTGCACCTTCCTCCGGGGCGACCCGGAACGGTTCAGCCAGCTCGCCCGCTGCCTGCACCGGCACGGGCTGTCCACCCGACCCGCCGACCTCGGGCTCACCGACGAGCAGTTCGTCGAGGCGGTTGCCTTCGCCCCGCACACCCGGCCCGACCGTTACACGATCCTCGAACACCTGGCGCTGTCCGCCGACGACCTTCGTACCCGGCTGGGAGACTACGTTGACGCCCTCCGTGAGCACCTTGGCTGA
- the corA gene encoding magnesium/cobalt transporter CorA has product MTRRLSPDGSQSDQTSVDQRRSAVVDCALYLDGQRQAGDWDYADALAAARSAEAGFVWLGLHEPELAEMTEIATTYGLHELAVEDAVKAQQRPKLERFGEVSFLVLRTARYCEHTELTENSEVVETGQVMLFIGPQFVISVRHGDACRLAPVREELEARRELLLNGPWAVAYAITDRVVDLYLEVADQLEDDMDVLETEVFDRQTSGRIQRIYQMKRELVEFKRAVMPLQRPLVTLTSQMNRDVPKEVRRYFRDVQDHLSRTVEQVNSYDDLLNSILQARLAQVTVDQNNDMRKIAAWAAIAAVWTAIAGIYGMNFDFMPELRMTYGYPVVLALMLSISLALYRWFRRNDWL; this is encoded by the coding sequence ATGACGCGCCGGCTCAGCCCGGACGGATCTCAGTCCGATCAGACGTCGGTCGACCAGCGACGCAGCGCGGTGGTCGACTGCGCGCTCTATCTCGACGGTCAACGGCAGGCCGGCGACTGGGACTACGCCGACGCGCTGGCTGCGGCTCGCAGCGCCGAGGCAGGCTTCGTCTGGCTCGGCCTGCACGAGCCCGAGTTGGCCGAGATGACCGAGATCGCCACCACGTACGGGCTGCACGAGCTGGCCGTGGAGGACGCGGTGAAGGCCCAGCAGCGTCCGAAGCTCGAACGGTTCGGCGAGGTCAGCTTCCTGGTGCTGCGCACCGCCCGCTACTGCGAGCACACCGAGCTGACGGAGAACTCCGAGGTGGTGGAGACCGGACAGGTGATGCTCTTCATCGGCCCGCAGTTCGTGATCAGCGTCCGGCACGGCGACGCCTGCCGGCTCGCGCCCGTACGCGAGGAGCTGGAGGCACGCCGGGAGCTGTTGCTCAACGGTCCCTGGGCGGTCGCGTACGCGATCACGGACCGGGTCGTCGACCTCTACCTGGAGGTTGCCGACCAGCTTGAGGACGACATGGACGTGCTGGAGACGGAGGTCTTCGACCGCCAGACCAGCGGCCGGATCCAGCGGATCTACCAGATGAAGCGGGAACTGGTCGAGTTCAAGCGGGCGGTGATGCCGTTGCAACGGCCGCTGGTGACACTGACCTCGCAGATGAACCGGGACGTGCCCAAGGAGGTGCGCCGCTACTTCCGGGACGTGCAGGACCACCTCAGCCGCACCGTCGAGCAGGTCAACTCCTACGACGACCTGCTCAACTCGATCCTCCAGGCGCGGCTGGCCCAGGTGACGGTCGACCAGAACAACGACATGCGCAAGATCGCGGCCTGGGCGGCCATCGCCGCCGTGTGGACCGCGATCGCCGGCATCTACGGCATGAATTTCGACTTCATGCCGGAGCTGAGGATGACCTACGGCTACCCCGTGGTGCTGGCCCTGATGCTCAGCATCTCGCTGGCCCTCTACCGCTGGTTCCGCCGCAACGACTGGCTCTGA
- a CDS encoding CDP-alcohol phosphatidyltransferase family protein, which yields MSTLAEPSHPTAADFHRVNRGGGLFSESVSQWIGAVFALVAQRLGLRPTALTITNLLLGLATSVTVVALAGPVAAGDVPAPVVGLVALFGWQIAYALDCADGQLARVTGQGSAAGARVDVLCDVAAQIALVAALSATAVAQQPATPTWLVAAFAGTWMVNLVTSVMQSGPNAASMVTSTSLPVRLVKLVRDYGAVIFVAALVLALAPALTLWVMLAFTAVNGGFLLTSIAFSARSSLH from the coding sequence GTGAGCACCTTGGCTGAGCCGTCCCACCCCACGGCCGCCGACTTCCACCGGGTGAACCGGGGCGGTGGCCTGTTCAGCGAGTCGGTCAGTCAGTGGATCGGCGCGGTCTTCGCGCTGGTCGCCCAGCGTCTCGGGCTCCGGCCGACCGCGCTGACCATCACCAACCTGCTGCTCGGGCTGGCCACCTCGGTCACCGTGGTCGCCCTCGCCGGCCCGGTCGCCGCCGGGGACGTGCCGGCTCCGGTGGTCGGGTTGGTCGCACTCTTCGGCTGGCAGATCGCGTACGCCCTGGACTGCGCCGACGGTCAACTCGCCCGGGTGACCGGGCAGGGCAGCGCGGCCGGTGCCCGAGTCGACGTGCTCTGTGACGTGGCCGCCCAGATCGCCCTGGTCGCTGCCCTGTCTGCCACCGCCGTGGCGCAACAGCCGGCAACGCCGACCTGGCTGGTGGCCGCGTTCGCCGGCACCTGGATGGTCAACCTGGTCACCTCGGTGATGCAGTCCGGCCCGAACGCCGCGAGCATGGTCACCAGCACCAGCCTGCCCGTACGCCTGGTGAAGCTGGTCCGCGACTACGGCGCGGTCATCTTCGTGGCCGCCCTGGTCCTGGCGCTGGCCCCAGCTCTCACGCTCTGGGTGATGCTCGCCTTCACCGCAGTCAACGGCGGCTTCCTCCTGACCAGCATCGCCTTCTCCGCCCGCTCCAGCCTCCACTGA
- a CDS encoding phosphocholine cytidylyltransferase family protein — protein MVGMVLAAGAGRRLRPYTDTLPKALVPVDGEITILDIALRNLAEVGLTEVVVVVGYAADAVRERQAELERRYGVTITLVPNDKAEEWNNAYSLWLARDWFSRGVLLVNGDTVHPVSIEKTLLAERGAGVLLAIDTLKPLAEEEMKTTFDAAGQLTRITKLMDPGEAYGEYIGATLIEPQVAEALADALEATWRRDPNLYYEDGYQEFADRGGEVRAAPIGDVAWVEVDNHADLTRAREIACRY, from the coding sequence ATGGTCGGAATGGTGCTGGCAGCTGGCGCAGGTCGCCGGCTACGCCCGTACACCGACACGCTGCCCAAGGCGCTGGTGCCGGTGGATGGCGAGATCACCATCCTCGACATCGCGTTGCGCAACCTGGCCGAGGTGGGGCTCACCGAGGTCGTGGTGGTGGTCGGCTACGCCGCCGACGCGGTCCGCGAACGCCAGGCCGAGCTGGAGCGCCGGTACGGCGTCACGATCACCCTGGTGCCCAACGACAAGGCCGAGGAGTGGAACAACGCCTACTCCCTCTGGCTGGCGCGTGACTGGTTCTCCCGGGGGGTCCTGCTGGTCAACGGCGACACCGTGCACCCGGTGAGCATCGAGAAGACCCTGCTGGCCGAGCGGGGGGCCGGTGTGCTGCTGGCGATCGACACCCTCAAGCCGCTGGCCGAGGAGGAGATGAAGACCACCTTCGACGCCGCCGGCCAACTCACCCGGATCACCAAGCTGATGGACCCGGGCGAGGCGTACGGCGAGTACATCGGGGCCACCCTCATCGAGCCGCAGGTGGCCGAAGCGCTCGCCGACGCCCTGGAGGCGACCTGGCGGCGCGACCCGAACCTGTACTACGAGGACGGGTACCAGGAGTTCGCCGACCGTGGCGGCGAGGTCCGGGCCGCGCCGATCGGCGACGTGGCATGGGTCGAGGTCGACAACCACGCCGACCTGACCCGGGCGCGGGAGATCGCGTGCCGCTACTAG
- a CDS encoding acetyl-CoA C-acyltransferase translates to MSDAVVVGAVRTPVGRRKGSLATVHPVDLSAHVLRALAERTGIDPAQVDDVVWGCVSQVGEQSWNVARNAVLAAGWPESVPGTTLDRQCGSSQQALHFAAATVLSGQADLVIAGGVESMTRVPMGSSVAGGMPFSEQILARYRGVEGVAEDSPLPFNQGVGAELIAQRWRLSRTQLDEFALTSHEKAAAAQDAGAFEVEVAPVALADGGKFTVDEGIRRDTSLEKLGELPTPFRTDGVVTAGSASQISDGAAALAVTTSEWASRHGLRPLARVHTAVVAADDPVAMLTAPIPATAKALRRAGLGIEEIGVYEVNEAFAPVPLAWLAETEADPERLNPRGGAIALGHPLGGSGARIMTTMLGHMRDNNIRYGLQTMCEGGGMANATILELL, encoded by the coding sequence ATGAGTGACGCGGTTGTCGTCGGTGCGGTGCGCACCCCGGTCGGGCGGCGCAAGGGCAGCCTGGCCACAGTGCACCCGGTGGATCTGTCCGCGCACGTGCTGCGTGCCCTCGCCGAACGCACCGGGATCGATCCGGCTCAGGTGGACGACGTGGTCTGGGGCTGCGTCTCCCAGGTCGGGGAGCAGTCGTGGAACGTCGCCCGGAACGCGGTGCTGGCCGCCGGCTGGCCCGAGTCGGTGCCCGGCACCACCCTGGACCGGCAGTGCGGTTCCAGCCAGCAGGCCCTGCACTTCGCCGCCGCCACCGTGCTCTCCGGCCAGGCGGACCTGGTCATCGCGGGCGGTGTCGAGTCGATGACGCGGGTGCCGATGGGCTCCAGCGTGGCCGGTGGAATGCCGTTCAGCGAGCAGATCCTGGCCCGCTACCGGGGGGTCGAGGGGGTCGCCGAGGACTCACCGCTCCCGTTCAACCAGGGCGTGGGGGCGGAGCTCATCGCCCAGCGGTGGCGCCTGTCCCGCACCCAGCTCGACGAGTTCGCGCTGACCAGCCACGAGAAGGCCGCCGCCGCGCAGGACGCGGGCGCGTTCGAGGTCGAAGTCGCCCCGGTGGCGCTCGCCGACGGCGGCAAGTTCACGGTGGACGAGGGCATCCGGCGCGACACCTCATTGGAGAAACTGGGCGAGCTGCCCACTCCGTTCCGTACCGACGGGGTGGTCACCGCCGGTTCGGCCTCGCAGATCTCCGACGGTGCCGCCGCGCTCGCAGTCACCACGAGCGAGTGGGCCAGCCGGCACGGGCTGCGCCCGCTGGCCCGGGTACACACCGCCGTGGTCGCGGCGGACGACCCGGTCGCCATGCTTACCGCGCCGATCCCGGCCACCGCGAAGGCGCTGCGCCGCGCGGGGCTGGGCATCGAGGAGATCGGGGTGTACGAGGTGAACGAGGCGTTCGCCCCCGTACCGCTGGCCTGGTTGGCGGAGACCGAGGCGGACCCGGAGCGGCTCAATCCACGCGGCGGCGCGATCGCCCTGGGTCATCCGCTCGGCGGCTCCGGTGCCCGCATCATGACCACGATGCTCGGGCACATGCGCGACAACAACATCCGCTACGGCCTGCAGACCATGTGCGAGGGCGGCGGAATGGCCAACGCCACCATCCTCGAACTCCTCTGA
- a CDS encoding PLP-dependent aminotransferase family protein — protein sequence MTAEQLISFARGAPSLDIVDVEGLKAAAVRAFDADPAGVTAYGTSVGYLPLRKWIAEKHGVEAEQVLVTNGSLQADAFLFDHLVRPGDAVVVERPTYDRTLLNLRNMGSELHAVTIQPDGLDTAELRKLLESGVRPRLAHVIPNYQNPAGVTLSLEKRRELLDLAAEFGFTIFEDDPYADIRFRGEALPSMLSMDTRNVVVHASSFTKTVCPGVRVGYLVGPADLIGDIAKKATSLYISPGMVSQAIVHQFCVSGDIGRSIETVRAALGERATVLAESLRRHIPEARFVEPDGGYFLWVELPEDVAVDRLAPAAAERGVAVVKGSDFVVDGGRSALRLAYSAVTADRIEEGVRRLAEAMKAVRG from the coding sequence ATGACCGCCGAGCAGCTGATCTCCTTTGCCCGTGGCGCCCCCTCACTGGACATCGTCGATGTCGAGGGGCTCAAGGCCGCCGCCGTCCGCGCCTTCGACGCCGACCCCGCCGGGGTGACCGCGTACGGCACCTCCGTCGGTTACCTGCCGCTCCGGAAGTGGATCGCCGAGAAGCACGGTGTCGAGGCGGAGCAGGTGCTGGTCACCAACGGATCGTTGCAGGCCGACGCCTTTCTCTTCGATCACCTGGTCCGACCCGGCGACGCGGTGGTGGTGGAGCGTCCCACCTACGACCGCACCCTGCTGAACCTGCGGAACATGGGCAGTGAGCTGCACGCCGTCACCATCCAGCCGGACGGTCTGGACACCGCCGAGCTGCGCAAGCTGCTGGAGTCCGGGGTGCGCCCCCGGCTGGCGCACGTCATCCCGAACTACCAGAATCCGGCCGGCGTGACGCTGTCCCTGGAGAAGCGCCGTGAACTACTCGACCTGGCCGCCGAGTTCGGTTTCACGATCTTCGAGGACGACCCGTACGCGGACATCCGGTTCCGGGGCGAGGCACTGCCGTCGATGCTGTCGATGGACACCCGCAACGTGGTCGTGCACGCCTCCAGCTTCACCAAGACCGTCTGCCCGGGGGTGCGGGTGGGCTACCTGGTGGGCCCGGCGGACCTGATCGGCGACATCGCGAAGAAGGCGACAAGCCTCTACATCTCTCCCGGCATGGTCTCCCAGGCCATCGTGCACCAGTTCTGCGTGTCGGGGGACATCGGGCGTTCGATCGAGACGGTCCGGGCGGCTCTCGGTGAGCGCGCCACGGTGCTCGCCGAGTCGCTGCGTCGGCACATTCCGGAGGCCCGGTTCGTGGAGCCGGACGGTGGCTACTTCCTCTGGGTAGAACTGCCGGAGGACGTGGCGGTCGACCGGCTCGCCCCGGCGGCGGCCGAGCGTGGCGTCGCGGTGGTCAAGGGCAGCGACTTCGTCGTCGACGGTGGCCGGTCCGCTCTCCGGCTGGCCTATTCGGCGGTCACCGCGGATCGGATCGAGGAGGGGGTTCGGCGGCTGGCCGAGGCGATGAAGGCGGTACGCGGCTGA
- a CDS encoding NUDIX domain-containing protein yields the protein MSTEPLRCAGALIVAPDGRLFFQRRSPHRRLFPNCWDIVGGHLEPDESVHDALRREVTEETGWRVSEVLAEVGEYRYVGDDGLARIESDWLVRVDGELTAPVLEAGKHTEYRWLGPDDLDLLDEHRDVNDGLIRHIAERAFAVLRSIGS from the coding sequence GTGTCCACCGAGCCGCTGCGCTGCGCCGGAGCGCTTATCGTCGCCCCCGACGGACGCCTGTTCTTCCAACGCCGCTCGCCGCACCGGCGACTCTTCCCCAACTGCTGGGACATCGTCGGCGGGCACCTCGAACCGGACGAGTCCGTGCACGACGCGCTGCGCCGGGAGGTCACCGAGGAGACCGGCTGGCGGGTGTCCGAGGTGCTCGCCGAGGTCGGCGAGTACCGCTATGTCGGGGACGACGGCCTGGCCCGGATCGAGAGCGACTGGCTGGTCCGGGTCGACGGTGAGCTGACCGCGCCCGTGCTGGAGGCGGGCAAGCACACCGAGTACCGCTGGCTCGGTCCCGACGACCTCGACCTGCTCGACGAGCACCGTGACGTCAACGACGGGTTGATTCGGCACATCGCCGAGCGGGCCTTCGCCGTCCTGCGGTCCATCGGTTCGTGA